A window of the Arenibacter algicola genome harbors these coding sequences:
- a CDS encoding fumarylacetoacetate hydrolase family protein — translation MKIYKTNQGVLIENDNKFYLTDKEWDSFIIDDDIYDNTLSLISRLDPIENSTAILKDGLMPPVGRQEIWASGVTYYKSREARIEESKDAGGGDFYDRVYNAERPELFFKSTASRAVGHKKDVRIRKDSKWNVPEPELTLVITPNAKIIGYTIGNDMSSRDIEGENPLYLPQAKSYDGAAAVGPCIWLSKEPISMAAKIKIEIVRKGNRVFQGETEVGQMKRKLTDLVHYLYREMSFPFGSLLMTGTGVVPPDSFTLDHGDVVNITIDSIGTLSNTVA, via the coding sequence ATGAAAATTTATAAGACCAACCAAGGAGTTTTGATCGAAAATGACAATAAATTTTATCTTACCGATAAGGAATGGGATTCATTTATTATCGATGATGACATTTACGACAATACTTTAAGTTTGATCTCCCGGCTTGATCCTATTGAAAATAGTACGGCCATACTGAAAGACGGTTTAATGCCACCTGTGGGACGCCAAGAAATTTGGGCTTCCGGAGTAACCTACTACAAGAGTAGGGAGGCCCGTATTGAAGAATCCAAGGATGCCGGGGGAGGCGATTTTTACGATCGTGTTTATAATGCGGAAAGGCCAGAATTGTTTTTTAAAAGTACGGCTAGTAGGGCAGTAGGGCATAAAAAGGATGTCAGGATCAGAAAAGATTCCAAATGGAATGTCCCGGAACCTGAATTGACCCTGGTGATAACCCCAAATGCAAAAATAATAGGCTATACCATTGGTAATGACATGAGTTCTAGGGATATTGAAGGGGAAAACCCATTATATCTTCCCCAGGCCAAGAGTTATGATGGGGCAGCTGCTGTAGGACCGTGTATTTGGTTGAGCAAGGAACCTATTTCCATGGCTGCCAAGATCAAAATTGAAATTGTTCGTAAAGGAAATAGAGTGTTCCAGGGAGAGACAGAGGTAGGCCAAATGAAACGAAAACTTACTGATCTTGTTCACTATCTGTATCGTGAAATGTCATTTCCTTTTGGAAGTCTTTTAATGACGGGAACAGGAGTGGTGCCTCCGGATTCCTTTACCTTGGATCATGGGGATGTTGTTAATATTACTATCGATTCAATAGGTACCCTGTCGAATACCGTAGCCTAA
- a CDS encoding GntP family permease codes for MYTILLLLLCIVFIIVASTRFKLHPFLALLAASLLFGIFSGLPLDELIKTINDGFGSTIGGIGIIIIAGLIIGTFLEKSGGAYTLANLVLKIIGPKRVHMAMGFIGYFVSIPVFADSGFIIVSPLNRALTKKAKLSLAGTAVALSLGLMASHTMVPPTPGPIAAAGILGADLGQVILFGLMTSIPALLVCILFAKKIGSKIFIDPAPKLTEEQINSQLENAPSVFKSFIPIVVPIILIVLRSFAEYPTMPFGDGTFKYAIGFVGNPVVALLIGMILSFTLPKKLDKEMLSTSGWIGEALTSAAIIILITGAGGAFGKVLQTSDISSLLENNVSNGNLGIWLPFLIAAGIKTAQGSSTVAIITTASIIAPLMPAMGFDTEVSKALAVIAIGAGASLVSHANDSFFWVVTQLSDMKVNQGYRTHSLGTAILGFSAMIVLTIISLII; via the coding sequence ATGTATACCATACTACTACTTCTGCTCTGCATTGTATTTATAATTGTAGCCTCGACCCGTTTTAAGCTTCATCCATTTTTGGCGTTGCTTGCCGCCAGTTTGTTATTCGGTATTTTTTCGGGACTCCCATTGGATGAGCTTATAAAAACCATTAATGATGGCTTTGGAAGCACCATTGGGGGCATTGGTATTATCATTATCGCAGGATTGATTATAGGGACTTTTCTAGAAAAATCGGGTGGGGCCTATACCTTGGCAAACCTTGTCCTGAAGATTATTGGTCCCAAGCGCGTTCATATGGCGATGGGTTTTATTGGTTATTTTGTATCCATACCTGTATTCGCCGATAGCGGTTTTATTATCGTCTCCCCATTAAATAGGGCACTTACCAAAAAAGCAAAATTGTCCTTGGCAGGAACGGCAGTGGCCTTGTCACTTGGTTTAATGGCTTCCCACACCATGGTACCCCCAACTCCCGGACCCATTGCTGCTGCAGGAATCTTAGGTGCCGATTTGGGTCAGGTTATCCTCTTCGGCCTAATGACCAGTATACCGGCCCTCTTGGTCTGTATTTTATTTGCAAAAAAAATAGGTTCCAAAATTTTTATTGATCCAGCACCAAAACTAACAGAGGAGCAGATCAATTCCCAGCTGGAAAACGCACCATCGGTCTTTAAATCCTTTATTCCTATAGTTGTTCCCATTATTCTTATTGTGTTGAGGTCTTTTGCCGAATACCCTACTATGCCTTTTGGTGACGGTACTTTTAAGTACGCTATAGGATTTGTGGGCAACCCAGTGGTGGCCCTATTGATAGGAATGATATTGTCTTTTACCTTGCCCAAGAAATTGGATAAGGAAATGTTGAGCACCTCGGGTTGGATAGGGGAGGCTCTTACTTCGGCAGCTATTATTATATTAATAACCGGGGCCGGTGGGGCATTTGGAAAAGTTCTACAGACTTCGGACATTAGTTCCTTACTGGAGAACAATGTTTCCAACGGAAATTTAGGGATATGGCTTCCTTTTCTTATTGCTGCAGGTATCAAGACGGCACAGGGCTCCTCAACGGTAGCCATAATTACAACAGCTTCCATTATTGCCCCTTTAATGCCTGCAATGGGTTTTGATACCGAGGTTTCCAAAGCTTTGGCGGTCATTGCAATTGGCGCCGGTGCCTCTCTGGTATCACATGCCAACGATAGTTTTTTTTGGGTCGTTACCCAACTAAGCGATATGAAAGTAAATCAAGGATACAGGACACACAGTCTGGGAACGGCCATTTTGGGCTTTTCGGCAATGATCGTATTAACCATTATCAGTTTAATCATCTAA
- the ligA gene encoding NAD-dependent DNA ligase LigA: MEIKQKIESLRTELREHNYNYYVLDNATISDFEFDMKLKELQALEAKYPEFYDASSPTLRVGGTITKNFETVVHEHRMYSLDNSYSKEDLEDWEKRIQKILGDAPVEFTCELKYDGASISLTYENGQLVKGVTRGDGFQGDDVTSNIKTIRSVPLQLKGDYPPKFDIRGEIVLPFEGFAKMNQERIENGEDPYMNPRNTASGSLKLQDSALVAERPLDCLLYSIVGVNLKLESQSQMLEKARDWGFKVPKAAKLCKTTEEVLEFIDHWDKHRHELPYETDGVVIKVNSIQHQEELGYTSKSPRWAMAYKFKAEQVSTVLNEITYQVGRTGAITPVANLEPVLLAGTTVKRASLHNADQIEKLDIREGDTVFVEKGGEIIPKIVGVDFTKRPIHSQPTQYIDHCPECNSPLERTEGDAKHYCPNEYGCPPQITGRIQHYISRKAMDIEGLGGETVELLFKEGLIENYADLYLLTKEQLIPLERMAEKSAENLVKGVAESVKIPFERVLFALGIRFVGETVAKKLARAYKNIDSLMVATVEELMTVDEIGQRIAESVVSFFRNGINLEIISRLRQYGVQFEVSADKLENQTDLLKGQTFVVSGVFENLSRDELKKLIEDNGGKVGSSISSKTSYLVAGDKMGPSKRTKAESLGVPIISETDFLNML, from the coding sequence ATGGAAATCAAACAAAAAATAGAAAGCCTTAGAACAGAGCTTAGGGAGCATAACTATAATTATTATGTATTGGACAATGCTACTATTTCTGACTTTGAGTTTGATATGAAACTAAAGGAGCTACAGGCTCTTGAGGCAAAATATCCAGAATTTTATGATGCCAGTTCCCCAACCTTAAGGGTTGGGGGAACAATTACCAAGAATTTTGAAACGGTGGTCCACGAGCATCGTATGTATTCCTTGGACAATTCGTACTCGAAAGAGGATCTGGAAGATTGGGAAAAACGAATTCAAAAAATATTGGGCGATGCCCCGGTTGAATTTACCTGTGAACTAAAATATGATGGTGCTTCCATAAGTTTAACCTACGAAAATGGCCAGTTGGTAAAGGGGGTGACCCGTGGTGATGGATTTCAGGGGGATGATGTTACCAGTAATATAAAGACCATTAGATCGGTGCCCCTTCAATTAAAAGGGGATTACCCACCTAAATTTGATATTCGCGGGGAAATCGTTTTGCCTTTTGAAGGCTTTGCCAAAATGAACCAAGAAAGGATAGAGAATGGAGAGGATCCCTATATGAATCCAAGAAACACCGCATCTGGCAGTTTAAAGTTGCAGGACAGTGCCCTGGTCGCAGAACGACCATTGGATTGCCTGTTGTACAGTATTGTTGGGGTAAATTTAAAATTGGAATCCCAATCCCAAATGCTGGAGAAAGCTAGGGATTGGGGGTTCAAGGTTCCAAAAGCGGCCAAATTATGTAAAACCACGGAGGAGGTGCTGGAGTTTATAGATCACTGGGACAAACATAGGCACGAATTGCCCTATGAGACGGACGGGGTGGTTATTAAAGTGAATAGTATTCAACATCAGGAGGAATTGGGATACACTTCCAAGTCACCACGCTGGGCCATGGCTTACAAATTCAAGGCTGAGCAGGTCTCTACCGTGTTAAATGAAATTACTTATCAAGTTGGGCGTACCGGGGCCATAACCCCCGTTGCCAATTTGGAGCCGGTACTTTTGGCGGGTACTACCGTAAAAAGGGCATCCTTACACAATGCCGACCAAATAGAAAAGCTCGATATTAGGGAAGGTGATACTGTCTTTGTTGAAAAAGGAGGGGAAATAATCCCGAAAATAGTGGGGGTAGATTTTACTAAAAGACCTATCCATTCCCAGCCTACCCAATATATAGATCATTGTCCGGAGTGCAATTCCCCCTTGGAGCGTACCGAGGGAGATGCCAAACATTATTGCCCCAACGAGTACGGATGTCCTCCCCAGATTACCGGCCGTATACAACATTATATTTCGCGCAAGGCGATGGATATTGAGGGGCTTGGCGGGGAAACTGTTGAACTTCTCTTTAAGGAGGGTCTTATAGAGAATTACGCGGACCTTTACTTACTTACCAAAGAGCAATTGATACCTTTGGAAAGAATGGCTGAAAAGTCGGCCGAAAATCTGGTGAAAGGAGTTGCCGAATCGGTAAAAATACCGTTTGAAAGGGTGCTTTTTGCCTTGGGAATCAGGTTTGTTGGGGAAACCGTGGCCAAAAAACTGGCAAGGGCCTATAAAAATATAGATTCCCTCATGGTGGCTACTGTAGAGGAATTAATGACGGTCGATGAAATTGGCCAACGGATCGCGGAAAGTGTGGTATCATTTTTTCGGAATGGAATCAATCTTGAAATTATTTCCAGATTAAGGCAGTACGGGGTACAATTTGAAGTCTCGGCCGATAAACTGGAGAATCAGACCGATCTTTTAAAGGGGCAGACTTTTGTGGTATCCGGGGTGTTTGAAAACCTGAGTAGGGATGAACTTAAAAAATTGATCGAGGACAACGGCGGAAAGGTAGGCTCTAGTATATCTTCAAAAACTTCTTATCTTGTGGCTGGGGACAAAATGGGGCCAAGCAAAAGGACCAAGGCCGAAAGTCTGGGCGTCCCCATAATTTCGGAGACAGATTTCTTGAATATGTTATAA
- a CDS encoding NIPSNAP family protein — translation MYKAAYISVLLLLLTINTYGQANQREYYQLKTYLLDSEEQENTTDQYLSKALLPALKKLNIKNVGVFKPRTIDSLNPRSIKVLIPMKGLGDLETIDTKLQKDKVYMAAAKDFLDAPYKNPPYSRVESVILKAFVDMPKMKASPLTGPRKDRIYELRSYESATEAKYINKVEMFNKGGEVSLFDNLGFNAVFYGEVLSGATMPNLMYMTTFENQASRDAHWKSFSDSPVWNKLKSDPNYQNNVSKNVTRFFYPTEYSDY, via the coding sequence ATGTACAAAGCTGCATATATTTCAGTTCTTTTATTACTATTAACTATAAACACCTATGGCCAAGCCAACCAGAGGGAATATTACCAACTAAAGACCTACCTCTTGGATAGTGAGGAACAGGAAAATACAACTGACCAATACCTTAGCAAGGCCTTGCTGCCTGCACTTAAAAAACTTAATATCAAAAATGTGGGAGTCTTTAAACCTAGAACAATCGATTCCCTAAATCCTAGAAGCATAAAAGTATTGATCCCAATGAAAGGTCTTGGCGATTTGGAAACCATAGATACCAAACTTCAAAAGGATAAAGTTTATATGGCAGCGGCCAAAGACTTTTTGGATGCCCCATATAAAAACCCGCCTTATAGCAGGGTGGAATCAGTTATTTTAAAAGCCTTTGTGGATATGCCCAAGATGAAGGCGTCTCCCTTAACTGGGCCTCGAAAAGACCGTATATACGAATTAAGAAGTTATGAATCTGCAACAGAGGCCAAATACATAAACAAGGTTGAGATGTTCAACAAAGGCGGGGAAGTAAGCCTTTTTGACAATTTAGGATTTAATGCCGTATTCTATGGCGAGGTATTGTCCGGTGCAACAATGCCGAACCTCATGTACATGACCACATTTGAAAATCAGGCCAGCAGGGATGCCCATTGGAAATCCTTTTCCGACTCGCCAGTTTGGAACAAACTAAAATCGGATCCCAATTACCAAAACAACGTTTCCAAAAACGTTACCCGTTTCTTCTACCCAACTGAATATTCCGATTATTGA
- a CDS encoding FdhF/YdeP family oxidoreductase — translation MANNPEKSNPSPTAPAKLTGLKTTNPKKVAAGIPAVISSAKHVFREMGLGRGLKALANLNQKGGIDCPGCAWPDPDDERSTIAEYCENGAKAIAEEATTKKLDTTFFQENSVSQLSMLSDYEIGKKGRLAQPMYLPENSDHYQEISWEGAFSKIAQHLNGLKSPDEAIFYTSGRTSNEAAFLYQLFVREYGTNNMPDCSNMCHESSGVALTDTLGIGKGSVKLEDFYETEVILILGQNPGTNHPRMLSALKKAKENGATIISINPIIETGLLNFSNPQEIKGALGIKSKLTDLYLQVKINGDMALLQALVKLLLLEEDKDPGVVFDLDFIKEKTQGFEDYLTHIRTLDLNNLIDECGIPLQTLQSVANILCNNNRIIACWAMGLTQHKNSVNTIKEVVNLLLLKGSIGKPGAGTCPVRGHSNVQGDRTMGIYEKPSASFLDRLQQVFHFNPPRKHGFDTVESITAMHSGKARVFFAMGGNFLSATPDTLFTAEALQKCDLTVQVSTKLNRSHLIHGKEALILPCLGRTDKDLIKGELQFVSVENSMGVVHSSQGSLKPISSQMLSEPAIVCQLAMATLKNSKVDWEKYLQHYDHIRDSIEECIPGFENYNQKVRQPSGFYLPNGARDNSYNTASGKANFSISNSEAIVLAEGELLMMTIRSHDQFNTTIYGLNDRYRGIINERRVILMHPKDIERYQLKERDLVDLYNFHNNTERVAHKFIVLSYNIPEKCCATYFPEANVLVPLNSTADKSNTPTSKSVIIKLKKHTS, via the coding sequence ATGGCAAACAACCCTGAAAAATCAAATCCTAGTCCTACTGCCCCGGCGAAATTAACCGGTCTAAAAACTACAAACCCAAAAAAGGTGGCTGCGGGTATTCCTGCGGTTATCTCCTCTGCAAAACATGTATTTAGGGAAATGGGACTCGGTCGGGGATTAAAAGCACTTGCGAACCTCAACCAAAAGGGCGGAATTGATTGTCCGGGCTGTGCATGGCCAGATCCGGATGATGAGCGAAGCACAATAGCCGAATATTGCGAAAACGGTGCCAAGGCCATAGCCGAGGAGGCCACTACCAAAAAACTGGACACTACCTTTTTCCAAGAAAACAGTGTTTCCCAACTTTCCATGCTTTCAGATTACGAAATAGGAAAAAAAGGAAGGTTGGCACAGCCCATGTATTTGCCCGAAAATTCCGATCATTATCAAGAAATAAGCTGGGAAGGGGCTTTCTCCAAAATAGCACAACACCTAAACGGATTAAAAAGCCCTGATGAGGCCATATTTTATACCTCGGGAAGAACAAGCAACGAGGCCGCTTTCCTCTATCAACTTTTTGTCAGGGAATACGGCACCAACAATATGCCTGACTGCAGTAATATGTGCCATGAAAGTAGTGGCGTTGCCCTTACAGACACCTTGGGCATTGGCAAAGGTTCTGTAAAATTGGAAGATTTTTATGAGACAGAGGTCATTCTTATCTTAGGGCAAAACCCAGGTACCAATCACCCAAGAATGCTGAGCGCCCTTAAAAAGGCCAAAGAAAATGGAGCTACTATAATCTCAATAAATCCGATCATAGAAACCGGACTATTGAATTTCAGCAATCCCCAGGAAATAAAAGGGGCCCTAGGAATAAAATCGAAATTAACGGACCTATACCTGCAGGTAAAAATAAATGGGGACATGGCGCTCCTTCAAGCACTGGTAAAACTATTGCTGCTTGAGGAGGACAAAGATCCAGGGGTTGTTTTTGATTTGGATTTTATAAAAGAAAAAACCCAAGGTTTTGAAGATTACTTAACCCACATAAGAACACTGGACCTAAACAATTTAATAGATGAATGTGGAATCCCTTTGCAGACCCTGCAGAGCGTGGCCAATATTCTCTGCAACAACAATAGGATTATTGCTTGCTGGGCCATGGGGCTTACCCAGCATAAGAATTCTGTAAATACCATAAAAGAGGTCGTAAACCTTTTATTATTAAAGGGAAGTATAGGAAAACCTGGGGCCGGCACCTGTCCCGTACGTGGTCACAGCAATGTACAGGGAGACCGAACTATGGGCATTTATGAAAAGCCCTCAGCATCATTTTTGGACCGGTTGCAGCAAGTATTCCACTTTAACCCGCCACGCAAACATGGATTTGATACCGTAGAAAGCATCACAGCCATGCATTCCGGCAAGGCCCGGGTATTTTTTGCCATGGGCGGTAATTTCCTATCGGCTACTCCAGATACCCTGTTTACGGCCGAAGCGCTTCAAAAATGTGACCTGACCGTTCAAGTTTCTACAAAACTAAATCGGAGTCATCTAATCCACGGCAAAGAAGCCTTGATCCTACCTTGTTTGGGAAGAACGGACAAAGACTTAATCAAGGGCGAATTGCAGTTTGTAAGTGTTGAAAATTCCATGGGGGTCGTGCATAGCTCCCAAGGAAGTCTAAAACCCATATCATCCCAGATGCTAAGCGAACCTGCCATTGTTTGCCAATTGGCAATGGCTACCCTAAAAAATTCCAAAGTGGATTGGGAAAAATATCTGCAACATTACGACCATATCAGGGACAGCATTGAAGAGTGTATTCCTGGATTTGAGAACTACAACCAAAAGGTAAGGCAGCCTTCCGGCTTTTATTTACCCAACGGGGCAAGGGACAATTCCTATAATACCGCAAGCGGTAAGGCCAATTTTAGTATATCCAATAGTGAGGCCATTGTATTGGCCGAAGGTGAGCTCTTAATGATGACCATAAGGAGCCATGACCAGTTTAATACCACTATATATGGACTGAATGATCGCTATAGGGGCATAATTAATGAACGAAGGGTTATTCTGATGCACCCCAAGGATATTGAAAGATATCAACTCAAGGAAAGGGATCTGGTAGATCTATATAATTTTCACAACAATACGGAAAGGGTTGCTCACAAGTTCATTGTTTTGAGTTATAATATCCCTGAAAAATGCTGTGCTACCTATTTTCCGGAGGCCAATGTTCTAGTACCTTTAAACAGTACTGCCGATAAGAGCAATACCCCTACATCCAAATCGGTGATCATTAAACTTAAAAAACACACATCCTAG